In Helianthus annuus cultivar XRQ/B chromosome 9, HanXRQr2.0-SUNRISE, whole genome shotgun sequence, the following are encoded in one genomic region:
- the LOC110877491 gene encoding F-box protein SKIP1, whose amino-acid sequence MSTTTESDQLTSNWSELTHEILLNILTRLTLEDRWNGTMLVCKSWLQASKDPSLHSVFDLESSFKSRPVESTRWWTPEFERKIDNMIRSVVDWSEGKIVEVRVRHCSDRALSVVAQRCPNLEVLSIKSCPNVTDESMIKIASGCPKLKELDMSYCYEISHESIQALGRKCTNISILKRNLMNWLDPSEHIGIVPTSYLNACPQDGDSEAAAIGNLMPQLLHLELRFSKLTARGLALISQGCKNLEYLDLSGCVSVTSRDIENSTSGLTNLKNVKKNNFYIPRSASVHAERYGHWRLYDERFQTDAFRL is encoded by the exons ATGTCCACCACCACCGAGTCAGACCAACTCACCTCCAACTGGTCCGAGTTAACTCACGAGATCCTCCTCAACATCCTAACTCGACTCACTCTCGAAGACCGATGGAACGGCACCATGCTCGTCTGCAAGTCATGGCTACAAGCCTCCAAGGATCCGTCTCTTCACTCCGTTTTCGATCTCGAATCGTCCTTCAAATCGCGACCCGTTGAGTCGACTCGCTGGTGGACGCCTGAGTTCGAGAGGAAGATCGATAACATGATCAGATCTGTTGTGGATTGGAGTGAGGGGAAGATTGTTGAAGTTAGGGTTAGACATTGTTCTGATCGGGCGCTTTCTGTTGTTGCTCAACG ATGCCCAAATCTAGAAGTATTATCAATCAAAAGCTGCCCAAACGTGACCGATGAGTCCATGATAAAGATAGCATCTGGGTGCCCCAAACTCAAGGAACTCGACATGAGCTATTGCTACGAAATCTCTCATGAATCGATACAAGCGTTAGGAAGAAAATGCACTAACATCTCGATTCTAAAACGCAACCTTATGAATTGGTTAGATCCTTCAGAACACATAGGAATCGTACCCACGAGCTACTTAAACGCGTGTCCTCAAGACGGGGACTCTGAAGCTGCTGCAATTGGGAACTTAATGCCTCAATTATTACATCTTGAACTCAGGTTCTCGAAATTAACAGCCCGAGGCCTCGCTCTGATTTCGCAAGGGTGTAAAAACCTCGAGTACCTGGATTTATCGGGTTGTGTGAGTGTTACTAGCCGGGATATTGAGAATTCAACATCGGGTTTGACTAATTTGAAGAACGTTAAGAAGAACAACTTTTATATCCCGAGGTCGGCCAGTGTTCATGCGGAACGATATGGTCATTGGAGGTTGTATGATGAACGATTCCAGACGGATGCTTTTCGTCTTTGA